The Phragmites australis chromosome 13, lpPhrAust1.1, whole genome shotgun sequence DNA window ATGCAGATTTTACATCCGCTTATGTAAGGACCCCGTTTgttagtgtcacaaaattatctttatgTGAGTAAATAATCACAATATTAACTCATGTATCGCTCATACGATCTCATATTCAATTAACTAAATAGAAATTCAACCCAGTGTGTCCAGACAAATACAACTAATAAAAAACTCTTTTTCAACAAAGCGGATCTATTTATCAGTGTCAGAAAGTTATCTTCACGTGAGTAATCAATCACAATCTTAACTCTTAAATCTATTCACGCGGTCTCATATTCgatcaacaaaataaaaactTAACTCAATTTATATAGATAAATACAACTAAAAactctttttaataaatataatttcactCAATGCCCTTTTATCTTAACCTGCTTATATAATGTAACTACGTGAAACCACCGAACACACCCTTCGGCGATAGATTAACCAGCTGCATAATTTGTCGTGGAGTGGAGTAGCGCAGTGCAGAAGTTTTTGTTTTAGGACCTCGCACTACAGAAGTTGATCGGATGGCCAGGCCAGCTGCAATCCACACGTCACACGAGGACGCACGCCGCTCGACGAGTCAGCCTGCCGACTCACGACCTCGCGTCGGTCGTCCCGGCGAGCCCACAGCTCATCAGAGCTCACACACGAGGCGGGCACGCCATTTTGCCGTTCCGCCCCTCGGAGCCGCGCGATTTAGCGTGCGCCCCACCGCCTTTTACCACCCAGCGCCTTCCTCTCTTCGATTCCATTTCCACGCACCCGCACCCACCTCCCTCTCggctctccctcctctccgagcaccaccaaaccctagatctCGCAGCGGCAGCCATGGCCAAGCCCTGGGGCGGCGTCGGCGCGTGGGCGCTGGATGCCGAgcgcgccgaggaggaggagcgcgagcTCGCGGCGGCCTTCCCTGCGCCCGAGCCGCCTGCGGCCGCGGGCGGCGCCGCCAGCTTCCCCAGCCTCCGCGAGGCCGCCACCACGGGTGggggcaagaagaagaagaataagggCACCACCCTGTCTCTGTCGGAATTCACCACCTACGGCGCACCGCAGCGCCGCGCCGCCCCCGTGGAGCCGAGGGGTCTGACCCCGCAGGAGATAATGATGCTGCCCACGGGACCCAGGGAGCGCTCGGAGGAAGAGCTGGACCGCTCCCGCCTCGGCGGTGGGTTCCGCTCCTACGGCTCCGGGGGCGGAGATCGCCGCGGCGGATTCGACGACGACGGCCGCCGCGGGCCGCCCGGCAGGGGCTCGGATCTCGACATGCCCTCCCGCGCCGATGAAGCCGACAACTGGGGGACGAATAAGAAGTTCACCCCGGCTGCCAGCGACTCTGGCCGTCGTGATAGGTTCGGCGACCCTTCCCCTCTCGGTCGCGCAGATGACATTGATGATTGGTCGCGCGGCAAGAAGCCGCTCCCATCACGCTACCCTAGCCTCGGTTCTGGCGGTGGTGGCTTCCGTGACTCCCCGAGCTTCCGAGACCCACTGGGTTCCTCTGATTCTGACCGTTGGGTCCGTGGTGGTGGCTCTGTCACCCCTATGCCACACAACGGCGAGGGGGAGAGGCCGCGCTTCGTTCTAGATCCACCGAAACGTAACACCTCAGCTTCTTCTACGCCACCTGCCGAGGTGGCACGCAATCGGCCGAGCCCATTTGGGGCTGCTAGGCCCcgggaggatgtgctggccgaGAAGGGGCTCGATTGGAGGAAGATCGAGAGTGAGATTGAGCAGAAGACCAGCCGGCCTACCAGCTCCCACTCCAGCAGACCAAATAGCGCACATTCCTCCCGC harbors:
- the LOC133888512 gene encoding eukaryotic translation initiation factor 4B1-like gives rise to the protein MAKPWGGVGAWALDAERAEEEERELAAAFPAPEPPAAAGGAASFPSLREAATTGGGKKKKNKGTTLSLSEFTTYGAPQRRAAPVEPRGLTPQEIMMLPTGPRERSEEELDRSRLGGGFRSYGSGGGDRRGGFDDDGRRGPPGRGSDLDMPSRADEADNWGTNKKFTPAASDSGRRDRFGDPSPLGRADDIDDWSRGKKPLPSRYPSLGSGGGGFRDSPSFRDPLGSSDSDRWVRGGGSVTPMPHNGEGERPRFVLDPPKRNTSASSTPPAEVARNRPSPFGAARPREDVLAEKGLDWRKIESEIEQKTSRPTSSHSSRPNSAHSSRPGSPGSQVSAVGSEGAPRARPMVNPFGNAKPREVVLQEKGKDWRKIDLDLEHRAVNRPESDEEKILKEEINLLKVDLKEIEAKISDGYDQASLEEAKKLSEKTSQMERQLQLLSIELDDKIRFGQRPSSGAGRVRTYPPTSLAEEPQATVSTMDRPRSRGGMEPYSKPVEERWGFQGSREKGSFGGSSSSDRSMTRQRW